The Pseudomonas sp. IB20 region CCCTTCCTTAAGGATGCGTATGGCGAGAACACCAGTGAGGCGGCCTATTATCTGTCGGCCAACCGAAACAAGGAGTCGGTGACCATCGACTTCACGCGGCCGGAGGGGCAGAAGCTGGTGCGTGACCTGGCGGCGAAGTCCGACATCCTGATCGAGAATTTTAAAGTGGGTGGCCTGGCGGCGTATGGGCTGGACTATGAGTCGCTGAAGGAGATCAATCCGGAGTTGATCTATTGCTCGATCACCGGCTTTGGTCAGACCGGGCCCTACGCGGCGCGCGCGGGCTATGACTTCATGATTCAGGGGTTGGGCGGGCTCATGAGCTTGACCGGTCGGCCTGAGGGTGATGATGGCGCTGGGCCGGTAAAGGTTGGAGTGGCGCTGACGGACATCTTGACGGGGCTCTACTCGACTGTGGCGATCTTGGCAGCGCTGGCGCACCGGGACCATGACGGCGGCGGGCAGCATATTGATATGGCGTTGCTGGACGTGCAGGTGGCCTGCCTGGCTAATCAGGCGATGAATTACCTGACGACGGGTGTGTCGCCCAAGCGGCTGGGCAATGCTCACCCGAATATTGTGCCTTATCAGGATTTCCCCACGGCCGATGGTGACTTCATCCTGACGGTGGGTAATGACGGGCAGTTTCGCAAGTTCGCTGAGGCGGCTGGGCAGCCGCAGTGGGCGGACGATCCGCGCTTTGCTACTAATAAGGTGCGGGTGGCTAACCGTGCGGAGCTGATTCCGTTGATTCGCCAAGCTACGGTCTTCAAGACGACGGCTGAATGGGTGACGCAGCTGGAGCGAGTGGGCGTGCCGTGTGGGCCTATCAATGACTTGGCGCAGGTATTCGCCGATCCGCAGGTCAAGGCGCGTGGGCTGGCTATGGCGTTGCCTCATGCGCTGGCGGGGATGGTTCCGCAGGTGGCCAGTCCGATACGGCTGTCCAAGACGCCTGTGGAGTACCGCAGTGCGCCTCCTCTATTAGGAGAGCACACGGTCCAGGTGCTGCAGGGTGTGCTTGGGCTGGGGCCCGCAAATGTGGCTGCTTTAAGAGAAGCGGGTGTTATCTGAGTATTCCCTTCTATATAGGGCGCGTAAAGCGCCTATATAGGTTGTTTTTTAATCAATCCTAAGTAATTGATAGAGACGCGAAATTAAGGGTTGACGGCAGATTCTGGAAGTCTATAATTCGCCCCACTTCCGGCGCAGTCGAAACGGAAAACTCCTTGGTAAACAAAGAGTTATGCAGAATTCGACAGCGGCTTGCTTCAGTTGATCGAAGCCCAGAAGGAGTTGGTAGAGCAGTGTTGTTTGGCTCTATTAACGTTTCGATCTTCTCGGTCGAAAGCGGAGAAAAAGAGGTGTTGACAGCAGCGTGTAACGCTGTAGAATCCGCCTCCCGCTAACGAGAGATCGGAAGCGCAAGTGGTTGAAGTTGTTGAAGAAATCTTCGAAAACTTCTGAAAATAATCACTTGACAGCAAATGAGGCTGCTGTAGAATGCGCGCCTCGGTTGAGACGAAAGATCTTAACCAACCGCTCTTTAACAACTGAATCAAGCAATTCGTGTGGGTGCTTGTGGAGTCAGACTGATAGTCAACAAGATTATCAGCATCACAAGTTACTCCGCGAGAAATCAAAGATGTAACCAACGATTGCTGAGCCAAGTTTAGGGTTTCTTAAAAACCCAAAGATGTTTGAACTGAAGAGTTTGATCATGGCTCAGATTGAACGCTGGCGGCAGGCCTAACACATGCAAGTCGAGCGGTAGAGAGAAGCTTGCTTCTCTTGAGAGCGGCGGACGGGTGAGTAATGCCTAGGAATCTGCCTGGTAGTGGGGGATAACGTTCGGAAACGGACGCTAATACCGCATACGTCCTACGGGAGAAAGCAGGGGACCTTCGGGCCTTGCGCTATCAGATGAGCCTAGGTCGGATTAGCTAGTTGGTGAGGTAATGGCTCACCAAGGCTACGATCCGTAACTGGTCTGAGAGGATGATCAGTCACACTGGAACTGAGACACGGTCCAGACTCCTACGGGAGGCAGCAGTGGGGAATATTGGACAATGGGCGAAAGCCTGATCCAGCCATGCCGCGTGTGTGAAGAAGGTCTTCGGATTGTAAAGCACTTTAAGTTGGGAGGAAGAGCAGTTACCTAATACGTGATTGTTTTGACGTTACCGACAGAATAAGCACCGGCTAACTCTGTGCCAGCAGCCGCGGTAATACAGAGGGTGCAAGCGTTAATCGGAATTACTGGGCGTAAA contains the following coding sequences:
- a CDS encoding CaiB/BaiF CoA transferase family protein, producing MGALSHLRVLDLSRVLAGPWSGQILADLGAEVIKVERPGNGDDTRAWGPPFLKDAYGENTSEAAYYLSANRNKESVTIDFTRPEGQKLVRDLAAKSDILIENFKVGGLAAYGLDYESLKEINPELIYCSITGFGQTGPYAARAGYDFMIQGLGGLMSLTGRPEGDDGAGPVKVGVALTDILTGLYSTVAILAALAHRDHDGGGQHIDMALLDVQVACLANQAMNYLTTGVSPKRLGNAHPNIVPYQDFPTADGDFILTVGNDGQFRKFAEAAGQPQWADDPRFATNKVRVANRAELIPLIRQATVFKTTAEWVTQLERVGVPCGPINDLAQVFADPQVKARGLAMALPHALAGMVPQVASPIRLSKTPVEYRSAPPLLGEHTVQVLQGVLGLGPANVAALREAGVI